In Nissabacter sp. SGAir0207, the genomic stretch CCCCCTACCAACATGGCAATCATCACGGGTAAAAATGGTTTAAAATCTTTTATATCAAACATTTATGCTTAATCCCTGAGCAGAAGGCGCGTATTCTGTCAGGTTTTTCCACGTCTGGCACCTGCCGCCCCGATCGATCGCACGGAGTGAGAAACGGGGTGAAACGCCAACAGATGAAGCCGAACAGGCAGTTAGGCATTGTTCAGGCCGCGCGTGCTGGGGTATTATGGCGCGCTATGTCTTGCCCCGTCTGCGTCGGTTACGCCGCGCGGCGGCGGTAAAGTGGGTTAAGGTTGATTGACCTCAACATGTATTCACCGAGCCATCCGGCTGTGCTCAGGCACAGGCAGATGTTGACTCCTTAGTCGTACCTCTACCTATGGCAAAAGAACAAACGGATCGCACCACGCTGGATCTGTTCGCAGATGAACGCCGGCCGGGACGCCCAAAAACCAATCCACTCTCCCGTGATGAACAGCTCAGGATCAACAAACGTAACCAGTTGCGACGCGACAAGGTGCGGGGCTTGCGCCGGGTGGAGCTGAAGATCAACGCGGACGCCGTGGACGCGCTCAATAAGCTGGCGGAGCAGCAGAACATCAGCCGCAGCGAGCTGATTGAGCAGATGCTGCTGGCGCAACTGCGCAAGCAGCAAGACGACGCCTGACGGCCTGCCGGCGGTGACACGTTCGCCGCCAGCATGGCCCTGCCCCCTCCCCCGCCCTCCCTCACGCTTGCCCGCGGATGTCTTTGATCGCAGGGCACCAATGCAGGAAAAAAGCGCCGCAAGCACACAAAGGCGATAACACCCGCGCCATTTGGCCGATAGAATATTTGACCATTCTGGCTGTTGGGAAGCCGGCTGGCTCCCAGGGCGCGGCGGCGTGATGATGTTCACCCCGCGGTGACTTTGCTATCATCAGCAGCATCCGCACCTGTCAATGGCAGGTAAATTAATTAAGAACAAGAGGTTAAAGAATTATATGGCCGTAGTGGGAATCTTCTTCGGATCTGACACCGGAAACACTGAGAACATCGCCAAAATGATCCAGAAGCAACTGGGTGCCGATGTGGCGGAAGTGCATGACATCGCCAAGAGCAGCAAAGAAGATCTGGAAAAGTTTGACATCCTGCTGCTGGGCATCCCGACCTGGTATTACGGCGAAGCGCAGTGTGACTGGGATGACTTCTTCCCGACGCTGGAAGAGATCGACTTCAACGGCAAGCTGGTGGCGCTGTTTGGCTGCGGCGACCAGGAAGATTACGCGGAGTACTTCTGCGACGCGATGGGCACCGTGCGTGACATCATCGAGCCGCGCGGCGCGACGCTGGTCGGCCACTGGCCGGTAGCTGGCTACCACTTTGAGGCCTCCAAGGGCCTGGCCGACGACAGCCACTTCATTGGTCTGGCCATTGACGAAGACCGCCAGCCGGAGCTGACCAACGAGCGCGTCGATGCTTGGGTGAAGCAGATCTCCGAAGAGCTGAGCCTGGCCGAGATCATCGGCTAAGCCCCCTCACGGCCCGGGGTGTCGATTTCTGACCGAACGGGCCGGATTTATCCCGCCAGACGCCAAAAGATCGGCTACAAGTTTGTAACTTTATACAGTATCGGGGTACACTGGCGCCGGTGTATTTCCTATCCATCAACGCGTTGCAACAGTGCATTAACAGTAGCGCGAACGGCGTTAACAGGCGGCGTTTTCTTTTGAACCCGTGAGTTCTATAATGAGACGCAATTAAAACCGTTGCGCCGCCTGATGTCATAGGCTGTATGCCTCAACGTGAATAGCATAGTAACAGGACAGAATCCGCATGACTGACAATAACACCGCATTAAAGAAGGCCGGCCTGAAAGTCACGCTTCCCAGACTTAAGATCCTGGAAGTGCTGCAAGATCCGGAATGCCATCATGTCAGTGCGGAAGATCTTTATAAGAAGCTGATTGATATGGGCGAAGAGATTGGTCTGGCCACGGTTTACCGCGTGCTGAACCAGTTCGACGACGCTGGCATCGTGACCCGTCACAACTTTGAAGGCGGCAAGTCCGTATTCGAGCTGACGCAGCAGCAGCACCACGATCACCTGATCTGCCTTGATTGCGGTAAAGTGATTGAATTCAGTGATGAATCTATTGAGATCCGCCAGCGTGAAATTGCCAAGAAACATGGCATCAAGCTGACCAACCATAGCCTCTACCTCTATGGTCATTGTGAAGCCGGTGATTGTCGCGAAAACGAAGGTTTGCACGACAAGTAACCAACCTGCGGGACGCAGGACGCCCCCCGCAGTATAAAGCTCCCGTCAGCACGGGAGCGGCAGGCAACTGCCAGTGAAAACCGCATTGATGCGGTTTTTTTTCGCCTGTTGTCCGCCCGGCGCGCTGGCCGGGCGGGACCATATCGTCAGAGGGCGACCTCCTCACTGCGGCTGACGCGCTTGCCATCCGGGCTGAGAGTGCGCACCCACGCCTTCTCCCCTACCGTGGGCTTGGCTTGCGGGTTATACGCCTGCCAGTTTTTGCCATCCACGGAGTATTGGATAACCAGCCCCGGCAGCGCCACGTTTGCCTCCAGCACGCCGGTATTGATGCGCGCGCCCGGCACGGGCAGCCGGTAGGCGACACCCTGCCGATCCAGCTTCGCGATCTCACGCTGCCCCATCAGGTTGGCGAAGCGCTGCCAGTCGGCGGCCAGTTGGTCACGGTTGACCCAATGGGTCTTGCCGCCCTGGAACTCCCGGCCAGGCTGGTACGGCAGTTCCCAGTCGGCGCGGTGCCAGGCGCGCTCCGCCAGCACCATCAGGCGCGGGTAGATGCGGTACTCCAGGTCGCTGTCGGTGCGGATGGTTTCGCTCCACGCCTGCCCGGACATGCCGTGCGCGCCCGGCCACGGGGCATCGCCGCGGGCGGTGAAGGCGTTGCCGTCGCGATCAACGGAGGTCTCGGCGTTCTGCGGCAGGTTGTCCGGCGCGAAGCTGAAGATCTTGGCTTCATCGCTGGCGCGCGTGGCCCAGTAGTAACCCGGCTCACGGGCGCTGACCTCGTAGGGTTTGTCAAAGTAGAGGTAGTCAGGGTTGGAGAGGGTGATCTCATAACCCTTGGCTGCCCACTCGCCGGCGGTCTGCGCCCCGCCCCAGTAGAGCGTATCCCAGAAGTTCACCCCCACACGCGGGGTGGCGAAGGCGCGGGCATCTTTCGCATCCTTCAGGCCATCCTGCCAGGCCTGCATCCGATCGATGCCGTGCGCCTTGACCAGCTTGCTGACCTCAATGGCAAAGTAGCTGGAGAGGTGGTCAAAGGCCGTGGCCCCGCCCGATTTGACCAGCGTCTGGCACACCTGCGATTTCGACCACGGCAGATCCTCTTTGCTCAGGTCGATGGCCCCTTTCGTCGGGTCTGCTGGCGCTTTCAGATCTTGGTAGCCCGGCCCAAGGCGGATGTTTTTCGCCTCATCACCGCCAAAGTGCCAGGTGGTGAGCGGCTGCCCCGCCTCCCGGTGCATGGCAGCAATCTCGCCAATCACCTTGTCAACAAAGCGCAGCGACGACGGCATACAGGGGTTGAGGTAGCTGCGGCGATCGTAGTACTGCACCGAGGTAGTATTGGAGGTGTCGGTCGGGTCGAGCAGCCGGTAGGCCTCCGCCTCTTCCAGTTTGCCAGCCTGTTGCAACCGCTGGTAGCGTGCCTCCATCGAGACCACCGCCGCCCGCGCGTGGGCCGGCATGTCTATCTCTGGGATCACCTGAATCTGCCGCGCCTGCGCGTACTTCACAATCTCAATATAATCCGCCCGGCTGAAGTAGCCGCTGCCGTTGTTGTTGCTAAAGGGGCCAGATCCCAGTTGTGGTAGCAGGCAGCGCGTCTCTTTCAGGTCGTGGCAGCGCTTGCTGCCAATCTCCGTCAGCTCCGGCAGGCCGGGGATCTCAATGCGCCAGCCCTCATCATCACTCAAATGGAACTGGAAGGTGTTGAGCTTGTAGGCCGCCATCTCATCCAGCAGCCGCAACACTGCCGCCTTGCTGTGGAAATTGCGGCCCACGTCCATGTGCATCCCCCGGTAGGGGAAGCGCGGCGCATCCTCAGCCGTCAGCTGGGCAATGCGCTTCTCGCCGTTGACCGGCACCAAAGAGAGCAGTGACTGCACGCCGTAGAAGACACCGCTGTGGTCGAAACCCACCACCTCCGCGCCGCGCTCGCCAATCACCAGCCGATAGGCCCCATCGACCGCCTGCTTGCCGCTGAAGGCGTTGCGGTCAATGCGGGTGGAGAGCGGGTAGCCGCCGGGCTGCTCCGTCAGGCCCAGCAGCGCCATGCGTGCCCGTACCGCCTGCTGTGACGGCATCGGCAGCGCTGTCAGGTCAGCCGCCAATCCTTTGTCCAGCACCACGTCGCCAGCGCTCACCTTCACCTGCAACGGCGTCGGCATGATCTGCCCACGCAGCGAGGCGGCAGGCACCTGCGCGACATCGCGGTTTTTCACAAAACGGGTGGTCGGGGTCATCGCAATGTTGTTATCTTCCGGGGCGCGCTTCAGGTTCGCTGGCGTGATCTCGCCGACAAATTGGGAGACATCCTCGGTATCGGTGTTGCGGATGATTTTCGGTTCCGCGCCCTCAGCGGTGACGTACCAGCGCGGCATGATGTCGCTGTTGGCGACCTGCCAGTACTCCACCACCATCGGGATGTCGGTGCGGCCCTTGGCCGGGAATCCCTTGAAGGCGGCGGTCGGCGTCAGGCGGTGCAGGTCACCGGTCAGGCGAGTGACGGTAAATTGCGGATCGGTAACCTGTAGCACCTGCCGCACACTGTGGAAGTAGATTGCCCAGTCGCGGTCATTGACCGCGCCGCCGGGGTTGCTCAGCGTCAGGGTGACGGTGTTGCAGGCGGCCCAGTCAGCTCCCAGCGAGCGGCAGTCGGTGCCATGCTGGCCGGCTTGGTTGTCATTGATCTGGTAGTGCAACGTGAAGGCGCTGATGCGATCGACCGTCTGCTGGCCCGCTTGGGCGGGGGTAGTCAGCATCAGGGCAAACAGCGCGGCGGAGAGCGCAGTGGGTGTGAATTTCATGGTGTTCAACCTCAGTCTGGGGCGGTGGGCGCGCCAGCGGCGGCACCCTGCCGCATGGTTAAAATAGCGTGAAGGGTGCGATCACGATGAACTTGACGTCTTTCTCATCCTGGAAGATGTTGCCGTAACCCCCACCCCAGCTCGGCAAGTCAGAGTGGTTGTTGTACTGGGTGTAGTGCAGCTTGATTTGGGTATCCTTGGCGCGCCCATCCTGCACGGTATAAACCGCGTCCAGGCTCCAGGCGCTCTCTTTCAGCCGCTGGCTCTGGTCATAGATGGGGTTGCTGCTGGGGCGGGCGTCCCATGCGTAGACCACCGATCCGCCAACCGACACGCCGGGCAGGTTCCAACGCTTCAGATCCACCATCACACCGGCATAGATCGCCTTTTCACCGTTGGCGTTGAAGTCAGAGCGGTTGTCCCACCAGATATCCAGCCGGCCGTTGGAAGTGGCGTAGGTGGGCGTCATGCGTTGCAGGAAGTAGCCCTGATTGCCCTCGGCCTTGACCATCGTGCCCTCCAGCCGCCAGGTGGCCGGGCCGGTCTGGTAACCGAAGGTCAGCGCTTGCAACCACGCCAGCCCATCGTAGAGACTGTTAGGATCGTCTTTGTTGCTCAGACGATC encodes the following:
- the ybfE gene encoding LexA regulated protein, which translates into the protein MAKEQTDRTTLDLFADERRPGRPKTNPLSRDEQLRINKRNQLRRDKVRGLRRVELKINADAVDALNKLAEQQNISRSELIEQMLLAQLRKQQDDA
- the fur gene encoding ferric iron uptake transcriptional regulator, which translates into the protein MTDNNTALKKAGLKVTLPRLKILEVLQDPECHHVSAEDLYKKLIDMGEEIGLATVYRVLNQFDDAGIVTRHNFEGGKSVFELTQQQHHDHLICLDCGKVIEFSDESIEIRQREIAKKHGIKLTNHSLYLYGHCEAGDCRENEGLHDK
- a CDS encoding beta-N-acetylhexosaminidase, translated to MNTMKFTPTALSAALFALMLTTPAQAGQQTVDRISAFTLHYQINDNQAGQHGTDCRSLGADWAACNTVTLTLSNPGGAVNDRDWAIYFHSVRQVLQVTDPQFTVTRLTGDLHRLTPTAAFKGFPAKGRTDIPMVVEYWQVANSDIMPRWYVTAEGAEPKIIRNTDTEDVSQFVGEITPANLKRAPEDNNIAMTPTTRFVKNRDVAQVPAASLRGQIMPTPLQVKVSAGDVVLDKGLAADLTALPMPSQQAVRARMALLGLTEQPGGYPLSTRIDRNAFSGKQAVDGAYRLVIGERGAEVVGFDHSGVFYGVQSLLSLVPVNGEKRIAQLTAEDAPRFPYRGMHMDVGRNFHSKAAVLRLLDEMAAYKLNTFQFHLSDDEGWRIEIPGLPELTEIGSKRCHDLKETRCLLPQLGSGPFSNNNGSGYFSRADYIEIVKYAQARQIQVIPEIDMPAHARAAVVSMEARYQRLQQAGKLEEAEAYRLLDPTDTSNTTSVQYYDRRSYLNPCMPSSLRFVDKVIGEIAAMHREAGQPLTTWHFGGDEAKNIRLGPGYQDLKAPADPTKGAIDLSKEDLPWSKSQVCQTLVKSGGATAFDHLSSYFAIEVSKLVKAHGIDRMQAWQDGLKDAKDARAFATPRVGVNFWDTLYWGGAQTAGEWAAKGYEITLSNPDYLYFDKPYEVSAREPGYYWATRASDEAKIFSFAPDNLPQNAETSVDRDGNAFTARGDAPWPGAHGMSGQAWSETIRTDSDLEYRIYPRLMVLAERAWHRADWELPYQPGREFQGGKTHWVNRDQLAADWQRFANLMGQREIAKLDRQGVAYRLPVPGARINTGVLEANVALPGLVIQYSVDGKNWQAYNPQAKPTVGEKAWVRTLSPDGKRVSRSEEVAL
- the fldA gene encoding flavodoxin FldA; this translates as MAVVGIFFGSDTGNTENIAKMIQKQLGADVAEVHDIAKSSKEDLEKFDILLLGIPTWYYGEAQCDWDDFFPTLEEIDFNGKLVALFGCGDQEDYAEYFCDAMGTVRDIIEPRGATLVGHWPVAGYHFEASKGLADDSHFIGLAIDEDRQPELTNERVDAWVKQISEELSLAEIIG